The following proteins are co-located in the Paludibaculum fermentans genome:
- a CDS encoding type II secretion system F family protein, whose product MTTYHFRAVSSDGKARTGTLPAEDEKRVAQELRRQGLIPLYVGPAPQGRGEIKLPKLQFGRKRDVLFFTSELSTLLNAGVPLDRAIFITSELSEHAEFRGVINDILRLVKGGKSLADALATKPDYFPAIYTNMVRAGEASGSLSAIFERLADYEKNRDELRGYIISSMVYPTLLTVVGFASITTLLYYVVPKFAGAFATSNAHIPAMTQAMLDLSNFVRTFGPWILSGAVVAFAAFRYYISTSDGRYWWDSFRLKLPVLGDAMRKEQTAQFTRAMGTLIANGVPLVQSLSISRGIMTNRKMSDALELIAQGIKRGEGISQPLIASGQFPPLTAHLISIGEETGRLDTMFLRAADIFDADTRVAIKRFTSLFEPLIILIMGVAVGSLILSMLLAITGINEMAM is encoded by the coding sequence ATGACCACCTATCATTTCCGGGCTGTCAGCAGCGACGGGAAGGCGCGCACGGGCACGCTTCCGGCCGAGGATGAGAAGCGTGTCGCCCAGGAGTTGCGGCGGCAGGGCCTGATCCCGCTCTACGTGGGGCCGGCTCCGCAGGGCCGCGGCGAGATTAAGCTGCCCAAGCTGCAGTTTGGACGCAAGCGGGACGTCCTCTTCTTCACGTCGGAGCTTTCGACGCTGCTCAATGCCGGAGTGCCGCTGGACCGGGCGATCTTCATCACCAGCGAGCTGAGCGAACACGCCGAGTTCCGCGGCGTGATCAACGACATCCTGCGCCTGGTGAAGGGCGGCAAGTCGCTGGCCGATGCGCTGGCCACCAAGCCGGATTACTTTCCGGCGATTTATACGAACATGGTGCGCGCCGGTGAGGCCTCGGGCTCGCTGTCCGCGATCTTCGAGCGCCTGGCCGATTACGAGAAGAATCGCGACGAGTTGCGCGGCTACATCATCAGTTCGATGGTGTATCCGACGCTGCTCACGGTGGTGGGCTTCGCGTCGATCACGACCCTGCTGTACTACGTCGTGCCGAAGTTCGCCGGCGCTTTTGCCACGTCGAATGCGCACATCCCGGCCATGACGCAGGCGATGCTGGACCTCAGCAATTTTGTGCGGACCTTTGGCCCATGGATTCTGTCGGGTGCTGTCGTGGCCTTCGCCGCGTTCCGCTACTACATCAGCACGTCCGATGGCCGCTACTGGTGGGATTCGTTCCGCCTGAAGTTGCCGGTGCTGGGCGATGCGATGCGCAAGGAGCAGACGGCGCAGTTCACGCGGGCCATGGGTACGCTGATCGCGAACGGGGTGCCGCTGGTGCAGAGCCTCAGCATCTCGCGCGGCATCATGACGAACCGGAAAATGTCCGATGCGCTGGAGCTGATCGCGCAGGGCATCAAGCGCGGCGAGGGTATTTCGCAGCCGCTGATCGCCTCGGGCCAGTTCCCTCCGCTGACCGCGCATCTCATCTCGATCGGCGAAGAGACCGGCCGGCTGGACACGATGTTCCTGCGCGCGGCCGACATCTTCGATGCCGATACGCGGGTCGCGATCAAACGCTTCACCTCTTTGTTCGAGCCTCTCATCATCCTCATCATGGGCGTGGCGGTAGGCTCACTGATCCTCAGCATGCTGCTGGCGATTACCGGAATCAACGAAATGGCGATGTAA
- the gspG gene encoding type II secretion system major pseudopilin GspG: MTRRNKLQNRGRRGITLIEMLVVLTIIALFSALVVPRMLGQGDKARVTAAHAQVSSFMTALGAYKLDTGNYPSTEQGLQALRVRPQNVNQWQGPYLPQEIPLDPWKNAYIYKFPGEHEPSEPEIISLGADGQPGGEGIAADIVSWKAQ; encoded by the coding sequence ATGACCCGCAGAAACAAACTTCAAAACCGCGGCCGGCGCGGCATCACGCTCATCGAGATGCTGGTCGTGCTCACGATTATCGCGCTCTTCTCCGCCCTGGTCGTGCCAAGAATGCTGGGCCAGGGTGACAAGGCCCGTGTCACCGCTGCCCACGCGCAGGTCAGCTCGTTCATGACTGCCCTGGGCGCCTACAAGCTCGATACGGGCAACTACCCCAGCACGGAGCAGGGTCTGCAGGCGCTGCGGGTCCGGCCCCAGAACGTCAACCAGTGGCAAGGTCCGTACCTGCCGCAGGAGATCCCGCTGGATCCGTGGAAGAACGCCTACATCTATAAGTTCCCCGGCGAGCACGAGCCCAGCGAGCCGGAGATCATCAGTCTCGGCGCGGACGGCCAGCCGGGCGGCGAAGGCATCGCGGCCGACATCGTGAGCTGGAAGGCTCAGTAG
- a CDS encoding pilus assembly FimT family protein: protein MRRRRAERGITLLEMMIVMTIVALMVGVMYPNIAAGLESMRMRSATDSVAAFLNQGLLRAERTQEPVELIVQQGSGRMELRGALPGFQRTLLLPDGITILHVFPEQPGELPEERSILFLPATTVPAIGIELLNRRGLRRLVRIDPLTGTPLVETPSASVSGEER from the coding sequence ATGCGCAGGCGGCGCGCGGAACGCGGCATCACACTGCTGGAGATGATGATCGTGATGACGATCGTCGCTCTGATGGTCGGGGTCATGTACCCGAACATCGCCGCCGGCCTCGAATCGATGCGCATGCGTTCCGCCACCGATTCCGTGGCCGCTTTCCTGAACCAGGGGCTGCTGCGGGCGGAACGAACCCAGGAGCCCGTGGAACTGATTGTCCAGCAGGGCTCGGGCCGCATGGAACTGCGCGGCGCGCTGCCCGGCTTTCAGCGCACGCTGCTGCTGCCCGACGGCATCACGATTCTGCACGTTTTCCCCGAGCAGCCAGGGGAACTGCCGGAGGAGCGCAGCATCCTCTTTCTGCCTGCCACCACCGTGCCGGCCATCGGGATCGAGCTGCTGAACCGCCGCGGCCTGCGCCGGCTGGTTCGAATTGATCCGCTAACTGGTACGCCGCTCGTCGAAACGCCCTCCGCCAGCGTCTCTGGAGAGGAGCGCTAG
- a CDS encoding type IV pilus modification PilV family protein: MHRRRGFTLLEVLVATLIMGIAVTGLLSALRTSLRNAARVSETDRAASLARRQMDELLATRFLPKGSPFGGLFPPEVTGGVPAGWQARVAPMESGVMPGQMPPIGSRMMERIQLEIWWGENQSRRTLNIEAYRGARVTDADLPFFQVGGFANGGQP; this comes from the coding sequence ATGCATCGCCGCCGCGGGTTCACCCTGCTCGAAGTGTTGGTCGCCACCCTGATCATGGGCATTGCCGTCACCGGCTTGCTCAGCGCTTTGCGGACCTCGCTGCGCAACGCCGCCCGGGTGAGCGAGACCGACCGCGCCGCCTCGCTGGCCCGCCGCCAGATGGATGAACTGCTCGCCACGCGGTTTCTGCCGAAGGGCAGCCCGTTTGGAGGCCTGTTCCCGCCGGAAGTGACCGGTGGAGTTCCGGCCGGCTGGCAGGCGCGCGTCGCGCCCATGGAGAGCGGAGTGATGCCGGGCCAGATGCCGCCCATCGGATCGCGCATGATGGAGCGGATCCAGCTCGAGATCTGGTGGGGCGAGAATCAAAGCCGCCGTACCCTGAATATTGAGGCCTACCGGGGCGCGCGCGTCACCGACGCCGATCTGCCTTTCTTCCAGGTGGGTGGATTCGCGAATGGAGGCCAGCCATGA
- a CDS encoding PulJ/GspJ family protein, producing the protein MRGRRGMTLIEVMIAVTLVSLLAVGMLFAIRVGLTAMESTTRRSNLNRRALGAQRILSAEVAGFLPVIARCGGSAVSEGGSNTPFFEGLPTVMRFASTYSLQGASRGAPQVAELFIVPGQNGEGLRLLLNEIPFTGPVGAGFLCQPPVADPATGQSMVRFAPPAPTPRSFVVADRLSACRFSYLQSNDVEPDRWVPAWTRQDLWPAAVRIDILPLERDSSRVPPMTFTGRFRPNRRPGEQFEY; encoded by the coding sequence ATGAGGGGCCGTCGCGGCATGACGCTGATTGAAGTGATGATCGCCGTCACCCTGGTGAGCCTGCTGGCGGTGGGCATGCTGTTCGCGATCCGTGTCGGCCTGACGGCCATGGAATCGACGACGCGACGGTCCAACCTGAACCGTCGGGCGCTGGGTGCGCAACGGATCCTTTCGGCGGAGGTGGCCGGGTTCCTGCCTGTGATCGCCCGCTGCGGCGGATCGGCTGTCTCCGAAGGCGGCTCCAATACGCCGTTCTTCGAGGGCTTGCCCACGGTGATGAGGTTCGCCTCCACTTACTCGTTGCAGGGTGCATCGCGAGGGGCTCCGCAGGTGGCGGAGTTGTTCATCGTGCCCGGCCAGAATGGCGAAGGACTGCGGCTGCTGTTGAATGAGATCCCGTTCACCGGTCCGGTGGGGGCAGGGTTCCTGTGCCAGCCGCCGGTTGCGGATCCGGCGACCGGCCAGAGCATGGTGCGTTTCGCTCCGCCGGCCCCGACTCCGCGCAGTTTTGTCGTGGCTGACAGGCTCTCGGCCTGCCGCTTTTCGTATCTGCAGTCGAACGACGTCGAGCCCGACCGCTGGGTGCCCGCCTGGACCAGGCAGGATCTGTGGCCAGCGGCAGTCCGTATCGATATCCTGCCGCTGGAGCGCGACAGCTCGCGCGTGCCGCCCATGACGTTTACGGGACGGTTCCGTCCTAACCGCCGTCCGGGAGAGCAGTTTGAGTACTAA
- a CDS encoding type II secretion system minor pseudopilin gives MSTNGSVSKKRSRRGSALLMILWLSAALSAIAFSVALTVRNELNRADTNLDGLKAYYLACGAADRAVNHMVYGQAMRNPDGTPRFWEAGMPLRIFDFPSGQAVVEIRAESAKMNINTIGSDDLFKLLLALGLPPEQARPAAMAIMHWRGAEGGPFDQMYLARTPSFRAPHASFQQIEELMAVAGITPELFYGGYARTPQGALVPRSGLRDCLSIFSPSTGFDINSVDPAVMLAVGVPPPAVEAVVAMRRRAPILRQQLGAVLAMMGPAAGRFRMGGEKIYTVRATGRLRRQDGSLSDLRRSVAMTVQIYSKNSPDNFRVLAWQDNAAGRQLFDVWPN, from the coding sequence TTGAGTACTAACGGCAGCGTCTCGAAAAAACGGTCCCGGCGCGGCAGCGCGCTGCTGATGATCCTGTGGCTGTCGGCGGCGCTGTCGGCGATCGCATTCTCGGTGGCTTTGACCGTTCGGAATGAGCTGAACCGGGCCGATACCAACCTGGACGGACTGAAAGCCTACTACCTGGCCTGCGGTGCGGCCGACCGGGCGGTGAACCACATGGTCTACGGGCAGGCGATGCGCAATCCGGATGGCACACCCCGGTTTTGGGAAGCCGGCATGCCCCTGCGGATCTTCGACTTTCCTTCCGGCCAGGCGGTGGTGGAGATCCGGGCCGAGTCGGCCAAGATGAATATCAACACCATTGGGTCGGATGACCTGTTCAAGTTGCTGTTGGCATTGGGCTTACCGCCGGAGCAGGCGCGCCCGGCGGCGATGGCGATCATGCACTGGCGCGGGGCGGAAGGCGGGCCGTTCGATCAGATGTATTTGGCGCGCACTCCGTCTTTTCGGGCGCCCCATGCGTCATTCCAACAGATCGAAGAGCTTATGGCGGTTGCAGGCATCACTCCCGAACTGTTTTACGGCGGCTACGCGCGCACCCCGCAAGGTGCCCTGGTGCCCCGGTCCGGCCTGCGCGACTGCCTCTCGATTTTCAGCCCGTCCACGGGGTTCGATATCAATTCCGTCGATCCGGCTGTGATGCTGGCGGTGGGTGTTCCGCCTCCGGCGGTGGAGGCTGTGGTGGCGATGCGCCGCCGCGCTCCGATCCTGCGCCAGCAGTTGGGCGCCGTCCTCGCCATGATGGGACCGGCCGCCGGCCGCTTTCGCATGGGGGGCGAGAAGATTTATACGGTACGGGCCACAGGCCGCCTGCGCCGCCAGGACGGGTCGTTGTCGGATCTGCGCCGCAGCGTGGCGATGACCGTGCAGATCTATTCCAAGAATTCACCGGACAATTTCCGCGTCCTCGCCTGGCAGGATAACGCGGCCGGAAGGCAGTTGTTTGACGTATGGCCCAATTGA
- the gspM gene encoding type II secretion system protein GspM — translation MKQLSPREKQALGLWVIGVAVILAIYYWPSGDSGVIGAVSSVQADEKRLTKLRRVTAAEPGRQEILKKVSAELSRREKGLIQAETAPQAQAQLLQIARRVAQAQQPPVMFKSTEFAAPRPFGSAYGEVAMSVNIECGIDQIVNLLADISNQPELVSVADLQFGQVLNKQKVVPVRITFTGIVPRKLVPEKKGGSGF, via the coding sequence ATGAAGCAGCTCAGCCCTCGCGAGAAGCAGGCGCTCGGTTTGTGGGTGATCGGCGTGGCCGTGATCCTGGCCATTTACTACTGGCCCTCCGGCGACTCCGGAGTGATTGGGGCCGTGAGTTCGGTCCAGGCCGACGAGAAACGGCTGACGAAGCTGCGCCGCGTGACCGCGGCCGAACCGGGCCGCCAGGAGATCCTCAAAAAGGTGTCGGCTGAGCTCAGCCGGCGCGAGAAGGGGTTGATCCAGGCCGAGACCGCTCCGCAAGCGCAGGCCCAGTTGTTGCAGATCGCCCGCCGGGTTGCCCAGGCGCAGCAGCCGCCGGTCATGTTCAAGAGTACGGAGTTCGCCGCGCCCAGGCCGTTCGGCTCCGCCTACGGCGAAGTGGCCATGTCGGTGAATATTGAGTGCGGGATCGACCAGATTGTGAACCTGCTGGCGGACATCAGCAACCAGCCGGAGTTGGTCTCGGTGGCCGACCTGCAGTTCGGCCAGGTGCTGAACAAACAGAAGGTTGTTCCGGTGCGCATCACGTTCACGGGTATTGTGCCTCGCAAGCTGGTGCCGGAGAAGAAGGGAGGGTCCGGGTTTTGA
- a CDS encoding secretin N-terminal domain-containing protein — translation MRVSRFRSPKLSLVLAVLMLELPLVYAQQQPQLPPVVVPPGFGPRINDIQNPPAAQPAPAPAAAQPNQPAAPSSPPTALVGGMSLQNVNLLEVVDSLARELKINYIMDKRVTGGVTLNTYGEIRSMDKRALLDTILRINGAAMVQAGDVYRIVPLTDVARMPLQPEVDAKNIPEDDRPMLNLVFLKYANVDELSKLVGEFLGPDGKAWPYPPANLLLVLDSRRNMRRTMEMISLFDSDVLAKQRVKLFDLRNSKPSDMAKELEGLLKSMSLSKDLSSVKFVPVDRINTLIAVAPNPGVFDQVSEWIDKLDVKVKNAAGKVDTYVYRVKYSQAQQLAFSIMMLYMQMMPGYGGMGGMYGGIGGMYGGMGGGMVECTAAAGCTVEACMAAVGCMAGVLPG, via the coding sequence ATGCGTGTGTCCCGATTCCGCAGCCCGAAGCTTAGTCTGGTGCTGGCAGTCCTGATGTTGGAACTGCCGCTGGTCTACGCTCAACAGCAGCCGCAACTGCCGCCGGTTGTTGTTCCGCCCGGCTTCGGGCCGCGCATTAACGACATTCAGAATCCGCCCGCCGCCCAGCCTGCGCCCGCTCCGGCGGCTGCCCAGCCCAATCAGCCCGCAGCGCCTTCGTCTCCGCCCACTGCACTGGTGGGCGGCATGAGCCTGCAGAACGTGAACCTGCTGGAAGTGGTTGATTCTTTGGCTCGTGAGCTGAAGATCAACTACATCATGGACAAGCGGGTGACCGGCGGCGTGACGCTGAATACCTACGGCGAGATCCGGTCAATGGATAAGCGCGCCCTGCTCGACACCATCCTGCGCATCAATGGCGCGGCCATGGTGCAGGCCGGAGACGTCTACCGCATCGTCCCGCTGACCGATGTCGCGCGCATGCCGCTGCAGCCGGAGGTGGACGCCAAGAACATTCCGGAAGACGACCGGCCGATGCTGAACCTCGTCTTCCTGAAGTACGCGAACGTGGATGAGCTCTCCAAGCTGGTGGGCGAATTCCTGGGTCCAGATGGAAAGGCCTGGCCGTACCCGCCGGCCAACCTGCTGCTGGTGCTGGACAGCCGCCGCAACATGCGCCGGACGATGGAGATGATCTCCCTGTTCGACAGCGATGTCCTGGCCAAGCAGCGTGTGAAGCTCTTTGATCTTCGGAACAGCAAACCTTCCGACATGGCGAAGGAGCTGGAAGGCCTGCTGAAGTCGATGTCGCTGAGCAAGGATCTCAGTTCCGTCAAGTTTGTTCCGGTGGACCGTATCAATACTCTGATTGCGGTGGCTCCGAATCCTGGAGTCTTCGATCAGGTCAGTGAATGGATCGACAAGCTCGATGTGAAGGTCAAGAATGCCGCGGGCAAGGTTGACACCTATGTCTATCGGGTGAAGTACAGCCAGGCGCAGCAGTTGGCTTTTTCGATCATGATGCTCTACATGCAGATGATGCCCGGCTACGGCGGGATGGGCGGCATGTATGGCGGCATCGGGGGGATGTACGGCGGCATGGGTGGCGGCATGGTGGAATGTACGGCGGCGGCGGGATGTACGGTGGAGGCATGTATGGCGGCGGTGGGATGTATGGCGGGGGTGCTGCCGGGGTAG
- a CDS encoding type II secretion system protein GspD — protein MNPGLTGQAANYNPIQGTNTNGTTGQGGYGMGGYGMGGMDMTGGMLGMGGMYGGMGMYGPQSPRVVPNYSDNSLLILATPEQYESISRMLIQLDIPPRQVLIEAKIYEVKLTGALSWGVSHYLYNKDGTGSVGAPDGAGRKFVGSLVDGTIGLSAGTMVGHSRELYSAISAQELSSKTKVISAPSVMATDSIAASINVGVEVPTLTAQAVTGAQSGGSSLFANTISNRKSGVTLGITARVNPSGIVTLVINQEVSSPSAPASSAAIQSPSFSTRTVQTQVTVQDGDMIAIGGIINETTGSSTTGIPILGRIPILGYAFSNRSTNRERTELLVFITPHVIYDTNEMNEASDEMMTKMRKIQKLIK, from the coding sequence GTGAATCCGGGACTGACCGGGCAGGCTGCCAACTACAACCCGATCCAGGGGACGAACACCAACGGCACGACGGGGCAGGGCGGCTACGGGATGGGCGGCTACGGCATGGGTGGCATGGACATGACTGGCGGCATGCTCGGCATGGGCGGGATGTATGGCGGCATGGGGATGTATGGCCCCCAAAGCCCCCGAGTGGTGCCTAACTACTCGGACAACTCCCTGCTGATCCTCGCCACGCCGGAACAGTACGAGAGCATCAGCCGCATGCTGATTCAATTGGACATTCCGCCTCGCCAGGTACTGATTGAAGCCAAGATCTATGAGGTCAAGCTGACGGGCGCCCTGAGCTGGGGTGTCTCCCACTACTTGTACAACAAGGACGGCACGGGTTCGGTGGGTGCGCCGGACGGGGCCGGCCGCAAGTTTGTCGGATCGCTGGTGGATGGCACGATCGGCCTTTCGGCCGGCACGATGGTCGGCCACAGCCGGGAGTTGTACTCGGCCATCAGCGCCCAGGAGCTCTCCAGCAAGACGAAGGTGATCTCGGCGCCCAGTGTCATGGCGACGGACAGCATCGCCGCCTCGATCAACGTGGGTGTCGAAGTGCCCACTCTCACCGCCCAGGCGGTGACCGGGGCCCAGTCGGGCGGGAGTTCTCTCTTCGCGAACACGATTTCCAACCGAAAGTCCGGCGTGACACTGGGGATTACCGCCAGGGTGAATCCGAGCGGCATCGTCACGCTGGTCATCAACCAGGAAGTGAGCAGCCCCTCGGCGCCCGCCTCGAGCGCGGCGATCCAGTCGCCCAGCTTCAGCACCCGGACGGTCCAGACCCAGGTGACAGTCCAGGATGGGGACATGATCGCCATTGGAGGCATCATCAACGAGACCACGGGCTCCAGCACGACCGGCATTCCGATCCTGGGCCGGATCCCTATCCTCGGATATGCCTTCTCGAACAGGTCTACCAACCGCGAGCGGACGGAGTTGCTGGTCTTCATCACGCCGCACGTCATCTACGACACCAACGAGATGAACGAAGCCAGCGACGAGATGATGACCAAGATGCGGAAGATCCAGAAGCTGATCAAGTAG
- a CDS encoding Ig-like domain-containing protein: MNLRRILSPVALGLFMLAAAADARYVYVLPPTGTSSAQMLIHNEQIQLAGTVTVPAGSFQVLTNVPGDKAIVLATNNVAAVSFATLPNGPVTSLSLDGQPATFGAVTPDGLRLLVLAGSSPGSLYIIDAVNGNIQTGGKISINGIPREVVVTQDSRYAFIVSSGSPTALLTVVDLSTNQIVNQTQLAQVIGALHASISPLGQVYITGQYRMIEFDGRPPFAEHARSEVISNPGRLHFSPDGRYAIAANELLNGYSLICIDLQVKGPTTAAGTEISKILVSTSSNTAVRIDDIFPVNATTAIAYSALDQKMFGISYPSLTANELALSGVGVVNGVTSVTRTDEFPAARNLYYTSGGKLSRFDLVQNTALGITDVGSGTAVFVPQPNTGATPKTLFTYGGGLTSVKPGDLVPYSVRAVDANGRPVYGASVSFSSETAVLTNAASTTNVDGYAWVVATGPPANGDFVVTALVGSLTANLTSTITGGTGGGTGGGGTTDPGNVAKVIKVSGDGQLLQNQFTVNVLPLVVKVVDAKGAPIAGKEVTWSASPGIQFTALPTPTDANGVTQMSIYPNGDFQGATYQGYIATASVVGIGSTTFSISAFPNGQFYQPTIFIRKPTQDVRSITMKLGTKLDGAVHAIVSSATGIAIPNVGLRVSTPFTDPTQGPVVHCDGQTALNGTVLTAANGEVDCNLVAEGKTGSTSLLINVGEQRDFSGYTITVTPGDPVAPVIVQGNNQTGKPGVTLPLALTARIVDPSGNVLAGTAVTWDLVTANSMTLVNTISAADSNGLVSTKVILGPTPGKFKVRLKAGANETLFDVTIETSATGFAKVSGDGQAVAPINTAFAQPLVVKVTDASGNGVQGAAVTWTTTGSVTLSATSSVTGADGRASVIATAGSVPGAITVTAAVSNLPSQTFSLQSRLPGPSVTATSFANFASGVAGVSPGLLVQITGAGLAPGVTGQVNANILAGRLPLTLSGVTVNFQWTGGSGYAPIYRVANENGVESVLVQAPFEITGTTVNAVVNVSGGSTNVLAIPVSLVSPGVLEDVSGSRRAAVVIRSDGQTVTPDTPARPGETLRMYAIGLGQTSPTAYTNQVGTPDQNVLAKIAVGLDNAGIQVVSAQMAENLIGVYEIVFVVPVGTTNGDHPLGFVMEAVPGQPAYANGSILAVQ, encoded by the coding sequence ATGAATCTTCGCAGGATTCTGAGTCCGGTAGCCCTAGGCCTGTTCATGCTGGCCGCTGCCGCAGATGCCAGATATGTCTACGTACTTCCGCCCACGGGTACTTCCAGTGCCCAAATGCTCATCCACAATGAGCAAATTCAACTTGCCGGAACTGTCACCGTTCCAGCCGGGTCATTCCAGGTCCTCACGAATGTCCCGGGCGACAAGGCGATTGTCCTCGCCACCAACAACGTCGCGGCCGTCAGTTTTGCGACCCTGCCCAATGGGCCGGTCACCAGTCTCAGCCTGGACGGGCAACCCGCAACCTTCGGAGCCGTGACTCCGGACGGTCTGCGCTTACTTGTCCTGGCGGGCAGCAGCCCCGGATCGCTTTACATCATCGACGCCGTCAACGGCAACATCCAGACCGGTGGCAAGATATCGATCAACGGGATTCCAAGGGAAGTGGTGGTCACCCAGGATTCCCGCTACGCGTTTATCGTCTCCTCCGGCTCACCCACGGCGCTCCTCACCGTCGTCGATCTTTCCACGAATCAGATCGTGAACCAGACTCAGCTCGCTCAAGTCATCGGCGCCCTGCACGCTTCGATCAGCCCGCTCGGCCAAGTCTATATTACCGGCCAGTACCGGATGATCGAGTTTGATGGGCGGCCACCCTTTGCGGAGCATGCGCGGTCCGAAGTCATCAGCAATCCTGGCCGGCTGCACTTCTCTCCCGATGGCCGCTACGCCATCGCCGCCAACGAACTGCTAAACGGCTATTCCCTTATCTGCATCGACCTGCAGGTAAAAGGTCCTACTACCGCAGCCGGCACAGAAATTTCGAAGATCCTTGTTAGCACCTCGTCGAACACCGCGGTCAGAATTGACGATATTTTCCCTGTCAACGCGACGACCGCAATTGCCTACTCAGCTCTGGACCAGAAGATGTTCGGCATCAGCTATCCGAGTCTCACGGCGAATGAACTGGCGCTGAGCGGTGTAGGCGTTGTCAACGGGGTCACCAGTGTCACGAGGACCGATGAGTTCCCGGCCGCCAGAAACCTGTACTACACCTCTGGTGGAAAACTCTCCCGGTTTGACCTGGTGCAGAATACGGCTCTAGGAATTACCGATGTTGGCAGTGGAACCGCCGTGTTCGTGCCCCAGCCGAACACCGGCGCCACTCCGAAGACTCTCTTCACTTATGGCGGTGGTCTGACGAGTGTGAAGCCTGGCGATCTGGTCCCCTACTCCGTGCGCGCCGTCGATGCCAACGGTCGCCCTGTCTATGGTGCCTCCGTCAGCTTCAGCTCTGAAACCGCCGTCCTAACGAATGCGGCCAGTACTACGAATGTGGACGGTTATGCCTGGGTGGTCGCCACCGGCCCACCCGCGAACGGCGATTTCGTCGTCACTGCGCTGGTTGGATCTCTAACCGCCAACCTGACCAGCACGATCACCGGCGGCACAGGCGGCGGCACAGGCGGCGGCGGGACCACTGATCCCGGCAATGTCGCAAAAGTCATCAAAGTCTCCGGAGACGGCCAGCTTCTTCAAAACCAATTTACAGTCAACGTTCTGCCGCTGGTTGTGAAGGTGGTTGACGCCAAAGGCGCGCCTATCGCCGGCAAGGAAGTGACCTGGAGCGCGTCGCCCGGCATTCAGTTTACGGCTCTGCCAACCCCCACCGATGCGAACGGGGTCACCCAGATGTCCATCTACCCCAACGGAGATTTCCAGGGCGCTACCTACCAGGGGTACATCGCCACCGCCAGCGTCGTCGGTATCGGTAGCACGACGTTCTCCATCAGCGCGTTCCCGAATGGTCAGTTCTACCAGCCCACTATCTTCATCAGGAAGCCGACCCAGGACGTCCGGTCCATCACGATGAAACTGGGCACCAAGCTGGATGGAGCGGTGCATGCGATCGTGTCCAGCGCCACCGGCATCGCCATTCCCAACGTCGGGCTACGAGTCTCCACCCCCTTCACTGATCCCACCCAGGGACCGGTTGTCCACTGCGACGGCCAAACCGCCCTCAACGGTACGGTGCTGACAGCGGCGAACGGCGAGGTGGACTGCAACCTCGTCGCCGAAGGCAAGACCGGCAGCACAAGCCTGCTAATCAATGTGGGCGAACAGCGCGACTTTTCGGGCTACACCATAACCGTTACGCCCGGCGATCCCGTGGCTCCCGTCATCGTCCAGGGTAACAACCAGACCGGAAAGCCTGGAGTGACACTGCCTCTGGCACTCACTGCCCGTATCGTGGATCCGTCCGGCAACGTCCTCGCCGGCACGGCCGTCACGTGGGATCTGGTCACGGCGAACAGCATGACGCTGGTAAACACCATCTCCGCAGCCGATAGCAATGGCCTCGTTTCCACCAAGGTGATCCTTGGGCCGACCCCTGGCAAGTTCAAGGTCCGCCTCAAGGCTGGCGCGAATGAGACCCTGTTCGACGTGACCATCGAAACGTCGGCCACCGGGTTTGCCAAAGTGTCCGGCGACGGCCAGGCCGTTGCGCCCATCAACACCGCTTTCGCCCAGCCCCTGGTCGTCAAAGTGACTGACGCGTCGGGCAATGGCGTGCAGGGCGCCGCTGTCACCTGGACGACCACTGGCTCGGTTACGCTGAGTGCGACCAGTTCCGTGACCGGCGCCGATGGCCGCGCTTCGGTGATCGCGACTGCAGGCTCCGTGCCCGGTGCCATCACCGTCACGGCCGCTGTGAGCAACCTGCCTTCGCAGACCTTCTCGCTGCAATCCCGCCTGCCGGGGCCGAGCGTGACGGCCACCAGCTTTGCCAACTTCGCCAGCGGCGTTGCTGGGGTCTCGCCCGGATTGCTGGTCCAGATCACCGGCGCCGGCCTGGCTCCCGGTGTCACTGGCCAGGTGAATGCCAATATCCTTGCCGGAAGACTGCCTCTGACGCTTTCGGGTGTCACTGTGAATTTCCAGTGGACCGGCGGCTCCGGCTACGCGCCCATCTACCGGGTGGCCAACGAGAACGGCGTAGAGTCCGTTCTGGTCCAGGCGCCCTTTGAGATCACGGGCACCACGGTGAATGCCGTGGTGAACGTCTCAGGCGGCAGCACGAATGTTTTGGCCATTCCGGTCAGCCTGGTTTCCCCGGGCGTGCTGGAAGACGTCAGCGGTTCGCGCCGCGCGGCGGTGGTCATCCGCTCCGACGGCCAGACCGTCACGCCGGACACTCCGGCGCGGCCTGGTGAAACCCTACGCATGTACGCCATCGGCCTGGGCCAGACCTCTCCGACGGCTTACACGAACCAGGTCGGCACCCCCGACCAGAACGTGTTGGCGAAGATCGCAGTCGGTCTCGACAACGCGGGTATCCAGGTTGTCTCGGCGCAAATGGCTGAGAACCTGATCGGCGTCTACGAAATCGTGTTTGTGGTCCCGGTCGGCACAACGAACGGCGACCACCCGCTCGGCTTCGTCATGGAAGCCGTGCCCGGGCAGCCTGCCTACGCCAACGGTTCGATTCTGGCCGTCCAGTAG